In one Rutidosis leptorrhynchoides isolate AG116_Rl617_1_P2 chromosome 8, CSIRO_AGI_Rlap_v1, whole genome shotgun sequence genomic region, the following are encoded:
- the LOC139861916 gene encoding large ribosomal subunit protein uL23-like encodes MAPKDVTKKGDAKAQALKTAKAVKTGSTFKKKAKKVRTKVTFHRPKTLKKERDPKYPRISAPPRNKLDHYQILKYPLTTESAMKKIEDNNTLVFIVDIRADKKKIKAAVKKMYDIQTKKVNTLIRPDGTKKAYVRLTPDYDALDVANKIGII; translated from the exons ACGTCACAAAGAAAGGTGATGCAAAGGCACAAGCTTTGAAGACAGCCAAGGCTGTGAAGACCGGTTCTACATTCAAAAAGAAGGCAAAGAAGGTCCGAACCAAGGTTACCTTTCACCGCCCAAAGACATTGAAGAAAGAGAGGGACCCAAAATACCCACGCATCAGTGCACCTCCCCGAAACAAATTGGACCATTATCAGATTCTTAAGTACCCGTTGACCACTGAATCAGCAATGAAAAAGATTGAAGACAACAACACTCTTGTCTTCATTGTCGACATCCGTGCGGACAAGAAAAAGATTAAAGCTGCTGTGAAAAAGATGTATGACATTCAGACCAAAAAAGTAAACACTTTGATCAG ACCTGATGGAACAAAAAAGGCATATGTTCGGTTAACTCCAGATTATGATGCTTTGGATGTTGCAAACAAGATTGGAATCATTTAA